A single Danio aesculapii chromosome 19, fDanAes4.1, whole genome shotgun sequence DNA region contains:
- the cks1b gene encoding cyclin-dependent kinases regulatory subunit 1 has protein sequence MSHKQIYYSDKYDDDKFEYRHVMLPKDIAKRVPKTHLMSETEWRNLGVQQSQGWVHYMIHQPEPHILLFRRPLPVAQSH, from the exons ATGTCTCACAAGCAGATTTATTACTCCGATAAATACGACGACGACAAATTCGAGTACAG GCATGTCATGCTTCCTAAGGACATTGCTAAAAGAGTTCCCAAGACCCATCTGATGTCCGAGACAGAATGGAGGAATCTGGGTGTTCAGCAGAGTCAAGGATGGGTGCATTACATGATTCACCAGCCTG AACCACACATCTTGCTCTTCCGACGACCTCTGCCTGTGGCACAATCCCACTGA
- the znf687b gene encoding zinc finger protein 687b — translation MGDMKTPDFDDLLAAFDIPDIDAKEAIQSAPDEVEGHQGAGGTSLIKSGDASVGESPALRSPSPSTDSQSDPSIVSVIVKNRVRPEPFDGGENSVPDPLNHNGFVSSGGSVHMSQSRGQPNGEQWPVCSSKAIPETAGQHGSSGSSKQGSNIFNKLKPLMAQGAGDSVGRARKMQLLQQQHMQQEMNLEGADKAKTPANPSGASGAASPFFPPPKPLLSTPSTASSSSPSSSSPSVGSRVSGAVASSPLATSLTEPFNGSPRLSSSAFRRADSEEEDSDPDSGGSLVIHESPDSPTPPKLSRRLRSPPENLQSPSIPPSTSISPSAYPKPGDVPLASPASPRAQQNWLSTPAQTGNGKSLPQEERNPEHVIEERDSPESPEPEMPKSSMPTSAVTKRSCSPAAASSPSAALCDPKEEDEEMEVDKASAENGQDAENTDGGKGDTDKIEVDPAQSLEAETGSSTNSDGKAATGGKAPSRPLKVRIKTIKTSTGGITRTVTRVAGKGGAAANAGKDANKTQTGGRAGPVKGGKKNDTTAGQGVKCSTIPVSTLEASSAMLAAASKVQNKMTMQSDKTRVSATAVSITKATTLPVAPAVGGISVRPAVSKTTNGGTMPCKPASIVNSTGAVISRSQSSLVEAFNKILNSKNLLPSYRPDLSTLPPPEWGLPMPAAGYRCLECGDSFALERSLARHYDRRSLRIEVTCNHCAKRLAFFNKCSLLLHAREHKERGLVMQCSHLVMRPVTVEQMIGQQDTTPIGMLSPSLSSPPMTSSTTPSGTIPAPSTSSPLKDSPSPGTASIQPSPARRGPQSPQALMPLPCKKGEALQYHNFKCPECQAQFSSKAELVTHFQQIRATPNSTCTLCSPPMMLPNWCSVSAHQRIHKHRAPHVCPECGGTARQATFQTHLEESCLHFARRIGYRCSSCQVVFGGLNSIKSHIQTAHCEVFHKCPNCPMAFKSAQSAQGHITSQHPALTAAQAKMIYKCVMCDTVFTQKPLLYMHFDTHLAKQKVHVFKCPDCTKLYAQKGSMMEHIKTAHRGLSVKAETPPTTSSPVSAPAGNSTSKPKPAENNSDELSQGPGEEEEEGEDEEGEQEEEEREDEEEEENEEEEQVSSPESGNMEWRCKECKKRFPEREDYIDHMKNEHGTVMKKFPCRLCERSFSSANSLRRHVRIIHEGVKRVFHCPHCSEGKRTFSSRLILEKHIRVRHGIRSRQTTDRTNAPNTRKRSLPADGAGSSSELDNEGGAAPAGGGTDTDDVPGEDTSGPAKRMRASENRPVEQEEEDGTFRCTPCGFTTQDWEEFQRHIPVHCDAENAPQQCLQCGACFASAGSLSRHKFITHRLRQGQHDRNASPGASPQYGSPSSPKAGEDGDGGVSCRVCGRRFDKASDLNTHFRTHGMAFITAHRTDKPL, via the exons ATGGGGGACATGAAAACCCCCGATTTCGATGACCTGTTGGCAGCATTTGACATTCCTGATATTGATGCCAAAGAAGCTATCCAATCAGCCCCGGATGAGGTAGAGGGGCATCAAGGAGCAGGTGGAACATCGCTTATAAAATCTGGTGATGCTTCAGTCGGTGAAAGTCCAGCCTTACGGTCACCCAGCCCATCCACGGATTCCCAGAGCGACCCATCTATTGTCAGTGTGATTGTGAAGAACCGCGTTCGTCCTGAGCCATTTGATGGTGGCGAGAATTCAGTACCAGACCCACTTAACCATAATGGATTTGTGTCATCTGGTGGGTCAGTACATATGTCTCAGTCTCGAGGCCAGCCTAATGGTGAACAGTGGCCTGTATGTAGCTCCAAGGCAATTCCAGAGACTGCAGGACAGCATGGATCTTCTGGCAGTTCCAAACAGGGGAGCAACATCTTCAATAAGCTGAAGCCTTTGATGGCACAAGGTGCTGGAGACTCTGTTGGGAGGGCACGGAAAATGCAGCTTCTGCAACAGCAGCATATGCAGCAGGAGATGAACCTTGAAGGTGCGGACAAGGCAAAAACTCCTGCAAATCCAAGTGGGGCAAGCGGAGCAGCATCTCCTTTCTTTCCTCCACCTAAGCCACTTCTTTCTACACCCTCCACAGCCTCATCTTCCtcgccatcatcatcatctccctCAGTTGGCTCCAGAGTGTCTGGCGCCGTGGCCTCATCTCCGCTTGCCACTTCTTTAACAGAGCCCTTTAACGGATCACCACGTCTTAGTTCGTCTGCATTCAGACGTGCAGATTCAGAAGAGGAGGACTCAGATCCTGATTCTGGAGGGTCCTTAGTCATTCATGAGAGTCCGGACTCCCCTACCCCTCCAAAACTTTCACGCCGACTTCGATCACCCCCTGAAAATTTACAGTCTCCTTCTATTCCCCCTTCAACATCTATATCACCCAGTGCTTACCCCAAACCAGGTGACGTCCCCTTAGCATCACCTGCGTCTCCTCGAGCGCAACAGAATTGGCTGTCAACACCAGCCCAAACAGGAAATGGAAAAAGTTTACCTCAAGAAGAGAGAAACCCAGAACATGTGATTGAAGAACGAGATTCTCCTGAAAGCCCAGAGCCTGAAATGCCCAAGTCCTCCATGCCAACATCTGCAGTTACTAAAAGATCCTGTAGCCCAGCGGCTGCCTCATCCCCATCTGCAGCCCTTTGTGATCCCAAGGAAGAAGATGAGGAGATGGAAGTAGACAAAGCATCAGCAGAGAATGGACAAGATGCAGAGAACACAGATGGTGGTAAAGGGGATACAGATAAAATAGAGGTAGATCCTGCGCAATCCCTTGAAGCAGAGACTGGCTCGTCAACAAACAGTGATGGAAAAGCTGCAACTGGTGGCAAAGCTCCTTCTAGACCTCTTAAAGTCCGCATCAAGACCATTAAGACGTCTACAGGGGGCATCACCCGCACTGTTACTCGAGTAGCAGGTAAGGGAGGTGCTGCTGCCAATGCAggaaaagatgcaaataaaactCAAACAGGAGGTCGAGCTGGTCCTGTGAAAGGTGGCAAAAAAAATGACACCACTGCTGGTCAAGGGGTAAAATGTTCAACCATACCAGTATCCACTTTAGAAGCCAGTAGTGCCATGCTTGCTGCAGCCAGCAAGGTTCAAAACAAAATGACCATGCAGTCAGATAAAACTAGAGTCTCTGCCACAGCAGTGAGCATAACAAAAGCCACCACTTTGCCTGTCGCACCAGCTGTCGGCGGGATAAGCGTGCGTCCTGCAGTTAGTAAAACCACCAATGGAGGTACTATGCCATGTAAACCAGCATCTATCGTCAACAGCACTGGTGCTGTTATTTCTCGAAGCCAGTCCAGCTTAGTCGAGGCCTTTAACAAGATCTTAAATAGCAAGAACTTGCTTCCTAGTTACCGTCCAGATCTCTCAACCCTTCCACCGCCTGAATGGGGTCTTCCTATGCCTGCTGCTGGCTACCGCTGCTTGGAGTGTGGAGATTCTTTCGCTCTGGAGCGCAGCCTGGCAAGACACTACGACCGGCGCTCTTTGAGAATAGAGGTGACGTGCAATCACTGCGCAAAGCGGCTAGCTTTCTTCAACAAGTGCAGTCTGCTGCTACATGCTCGCGAACACAAGGAACGAGGCCTGGTCATGCAGTGCTCCCATTTGGTTATGAGACCAGTTACAGTGGAGCAGATGATTGGCCAGCAGGACACTACTCCCATTG GTATGCTTTCTCCGTCACTTTCCTCTCCACCTATGACATCCTCCACTACCCCTTCAGGGACAATCCCTGCACCGTCCACTTCCAGTCCACTTAAAGATTCCCCCTCTCCAGGCACGGCTTCAATCCAGCCCAGTCCTGCCCGTCGTGGACCCCAGAGTCCTCAGGCATTAATGCCGCTACCCTGCAAGAAAGGCGAGGCTCTGCAATACCACAACTTCAAGTGTCCAGAATGTCAAGCCCAGTTTTCAAGCAAGGCTGAATTAGTGACCCATTTCCAGCAAATCAGAGCTACTCCTAACTCG ACTTGTACACTTTGTTCTCCTCCCATGATGCTGCCTAACTGGTGCAGTGTGTCGGCTCATCAGCGGATCCATAAACACCGCGCTCCCCACGTGTGCCCAGAGTGTGGTGGCACTGCCCGCCAGGCCACATTTCAGACGCATCTGGAAGAGTCCTGCCTGCATTTTGCTAGGCGCATCGGCTACAG gtgctccagttgtCAGGTTGTGTTCGGAGGTTTGAACTCTATCAAGTCCCACATTCAGACAGCTCACTGTGAGGTGTTTCATAAGTGCCCCAATTGCCCGATGGCCTTCAAATCTGCCCAAAGCGCCCAAGGGCACATCACTTCCCAGCATCCCGCACTCACAGCTGCACAGGCCAA AATGATCTACAAGTGTGTCATGTGCGATACAGTTTTTACCCAGAAACCTTTGCTGTACATGCATTTTGACACTCACTTGGCCAAACAGAAGGTGCATGTGTTCAAATGTCCAGATTGCACTAAACTTTATGCCCAGAAAGGCTCCATGATGGAACACATAAAG ACCGCTCACAGAGGCCTGTCTGTCAAAGCTGAGACTCCGCCCACCACCTCTTCTCCTGTCTCCGCCCCTGCCGGTAACTCCACCTCTAAACCCAAACCAGCAGAAAACAATTCAGATGAGCTGAGCCAGGGGCCaggagaggaggaagaggaaggggAAGACGAGGAGGGAGAGCAGGAAGAAGAAGAGAGAGAggatgaagaagaggaggagaatGAGGAGGAGGAGCAGGTGAGCTCGCCAGAGAGCGGGAATATGGAGTGGAGGTGCAAGGAGTGCAAGAAGCGTTTTCCAGAGAGAGAGGATTACATCGACCACATGAAGAATGAACACGGCACG gtAATGAAGAAATTTCCCTGCAGATTGTGTGAACGTTCATTCAGTTCAGCCAACAGTCTTCGACGACATGTCCGAATAATACATGAGGGCGTCAAGAGAGTCTTCCACTGCCC GCACTGCTCAGAAGGCAAGCGAACATTCAGTAGTCGTCTGATTTTGGAGAAGCACATTCGGGTCAGGCACGGCATCAGATCGCGACAAACAACAGACAGAACG AATGCTCCAAACACCAGAAAGCGCTCTCTTCCAGCTGACGGAGCCGGCAGTTCATCAGAGCTCGACAACGAGGGCGGAGCTGCACCAGCAGGGGGCGGCACCGACACCGATGACGTCCCTGGAGAGGACACCTCGGGTCCAGCTAAGAGAATGCGAGCATCTGAAAACCGTCCGGTGGAGCAGGAGGAAGAGGACGGCACGTTCCGCTGCACACCCTGCGGCTTCACCACACAGGACTGGGAAGAGTTTCAGCGGCACATTCCCGTCCACTGTGACGCAGAGAACGCGCCCCAGCAGTGCCTGCAGTGCGGAGCCTGTTTCGCATCAGCCGGGTCCCTCAGCCGACATAAATTCATCACGCACCGCTTACGCCAAGGCCAGCATGACAGAAACGCATCGCCCGGTGCATCACCGCAGTACGGATCCCCATCCTCACCGAAAGCGGGTGAGGATGGGGACGGAGGGGTCAGCTGTAGGGTGTGTGGACGACGCTTCGATAAAGCCTCGGACCTTAACACACACTTCCGCACGCACGGCATGGCCTTCATCACAGCACACAGGACCGATAAGCCCTTGTAG